From Toxorhynchites rutilus septentrionalis strain SRP chromosome 2, ASM2978413v1, whole genome shotgun sequence, a single genomic window includes:
- the LOC129767731 gene encoding 26S proteasome non-ATPase regulatory subunit 12, producing the protein MDQNMDINAFEGRIVKMEVDYSVTCDEKIPLCKEMAKNENKFNEALEILLQLEKQTRIGADMVSSSRVLIAIVQICFEAGNWNYLNEYITILVKRRSQSKQAVAKMVQECCTYVDKTPDKETKLKLIDTLRTVTEGKIYVEVERARLTKMLADIKEADGDVTGAASIMEELQVETYGSMDKREKVELILEQMRLCLAKQDFVRTQIIAKKINIKFFNEAEQQDLKLKYYDLMIRLDQDSSFIKTSRHYLAVVDSELIAKEPERRQKMMIYAVLYCILSPYDNEQVDMMHNLSKNKLLEELPVYKELLRLFMCKELINFDALCNVYGTELNTFDIFNQETSHGKKCWTELKNRLIEHNVRIISNYYTRINLKRMAELLDLSENECEEFLSRMVNAGTLKVKTDRPAGIIHFSTKKAASEILNDWAFGLNELMNLVNKTCHLINKEECINNVMPVPPVTNTSSS; encoded by the exons ATGGATCAAAACATGGATATAAATGCCTTCGAGGGTCGCATCGTTAAGATGGAAGTGGACTATAGTGTCACTTGCGACGAGAAAATACCCCTGTGCAAAGAGATGGCCAAAAACGAGAACAAATTTAACGAAGCGCTCGAAATCCTGTTGCAGCTGGAAAAACAAACCCGAATCGGTGCCGATATGGTGTCCAGTTCGAGAGTATTGATTGCAATTGTTCAGATCTGTTTCGAAGCTGGCAATTGGAACTATCTGAATGAGTACATAACGATTCTCGTGAAGAGACGGTCTCAGTCGAAGCAAGCGGTGGCCAAAATGGTCCAGGAATGTTGTACCTATGTGGATAAAACGCCGGATAAGGAAACGAAATTGAAGCTGATTGACACGCTGCGAACCGTGACCGAGGGTAAAATTTATGTTGAGGTGGAGCGCGCAAGGCTTACGAAAATGTTGGCTGATATCAAGGAAGCTGATGGAGATGTAACCGGTGCGGCATCGATTATGGAAGAGCTTCAGGTGGAAACATATGGTTCGATGGACAAAAGGGAGAAGGTTGAGCTGATTCTGGAACAGATGAGATTGTGTCTGGCGAAGCAAGATTTTGTGAGAACTCAAATTATCGCAAAGAAGATTAATATTAAGTTTTTCAATGAGGCCGAGCAACAAGACTTGAAACTGAAGTATTACGATCTGATG ATTCGACTGGATCAAGATTCTTCATTCATAAAAACGTCTAGACATTATTTGGCCGTGGTAGATTCGGAATTGATAGCAAAAGAACCCGAACGACGACAGAAAATGATGATCTATGCAGTGCTATATTGCATCCTGTCGCCATATGATAATGAGCAAGTTGATATGATGCATAATTTATCTAAAAACAAATTGCTGGAGGAGCTGCCAGTCTACAA AGAATTGCTGCGTCTGTTCATGTGCAAGGAACTGATCAATTTCGATGCCCTCTGCAACGTTTATGGAACCGAATTGAACACTTTTGACATCTTCAATCAGGAAACCAGCCATGGAAAGAAGTGCTGGACGGAGCTTAAAAATCGTCTCATTGAGCATAATGTGCGCATCATCTCGAACTATTACACCCGCATAAATCTCAAACGTATGGCCGAGTTGCTGGATTTGAGTGAGAATGAATGCGAAGAATTTCTTTCCCGCATGGTGAACGCGGGGACACTTAAGGTGAAAACGGATCGCCCAGCCGGTATTATTCATTTCTCCACCAAGAAGGCCGCATCCGAGATTCTGAACGATTGGGCCTTCGGTTTGAACGAGCTGATGAATCTGGTGAACAAAACCTGTCATCTGATCAATAAAGAGGAATGCATTAACAACGTGATGCCGGTTCCTCCGGTCACAAACACTTCGTCTTCGTAA